Proteins encoded by one window of Lycium barbarum isolate Lr01 chromosome 11, ASM1917538v2, whole genome shotgun sequence:
- the LOC132617822 gene encoding receptor-like serine/threonine-protein kinase At1g78530: MGNSKVIALYITICVVLFIVSKIIMTILCYRRWKRKQMVVQDSLSGGKLVMFKSQKMNTLESNMLLKRTMKLTNKDIIGSGGYGTVYKLTINESTSFAVKRLNRISAEQDGGFERELAAMGDIKHRNIVTLHGYYSTSQYNLLIYELMPNGSLDVVLHGKFAAQKVLDWPSRYKIAVGAARGLSYLHHDCIPHVIHRDIKSSNILLDHNMEARVSDFGLATLMEPDKTHVSTLVAGTFGYLAPEYFDSGKATVKGDVYSFGVVLLELLTGKKPTDESFLEEGTRLVTWVKAVVQEKREEYVLDRNLKEFPIDEINHVFNIALMCLEADPCIRPTMAEVAIMLEQIKINALA; the protein is encoded by the exons ATGGGAAACTCTAAAGTTATTGCACTCTATATCACAATATGCGTGGTTTTGTTTATTGTCTCGAAAATTATTATGACAATCCTCTGTTACCGTAGATGGAAGAGAAAGCAAATGGTTGTTCAAGACAGTTTATCTG GTGGAAAGCTAGTGATGTTTAAGTCACAAAAAATGAACACATTGGAGTCCAACATGTTGTTGAAGAGGACCATGAAGCTCACCAACAAAGATATTATAGGATCGGGAGGCTATGGAACAGTCTATAAACTGACAATTAACGAATCAACTTCGTTCGCTGTAAAGAGGTTAAACAGAATAAGCGCGGAGCAAGACGGAGGTTTTGAAAGAGAATTGGCGGCAATGGGGGACATAAAGCATCGAAATATTGTGACACTTCATGGATACTACAGTACATCTCAGTATAACCTTCTCATCTATGAGCTTATGCCTAATGGAAGTTTGGATGTAGTACTTCATG GAAAATTTGCTGCCCAGAAGGTTTTGGATTGGCCTTCAAGATACAAAATAGCAGTAGGAGCTGCAAGAGGATTATCATATCTGCATCACGATTGCATCCCTCACGTTATCCACCGAGATATTAAGTCGAGCAATATCTTGTTGGATCATAACATGGAGGCTCGAGTATCTGATTTTGGACTAGCCACTCTGATGGAACCAGATAAGACGCACGTTTCAACTTTGGTAGCCGGAACTTTCGGATATTTGGCTCCTG AATATTTTGATAGCGGAAAAGCAACAGTAAAAGGAGATGTTTACAGCTTCGGAGTCGTCTTACTGGAGCTTCTAACTGGGAAAAAACCAACAGATGAATCATTTTTGGAGGAAGGAACCAGACTTGTAACTTGG GTGAAAGCAGTTGTTCAAGAGAAAAGGGAAGAGTATGTACTTGACAGAAACTTAAAGGAGTTTCCTATAGATGAAATTAACCATGTATTTAACATTGCATTGATGTGCCTTGAGGCAGATCCATGTATAAGGCCAACCATGGCTGAAGTTGCAATAATGCTTGAGCAAATAAAGATAAATGCTTTGGCTTGA
- the LOC132617823 gene encoding fatty-acid-binding protein 3, chloroplastic isoform X1: MAASGAISVPLWISTSTSTKITVYNSNPRISYPPKLSRNGLYPLSTFDRNGKHEQHFTIKSASSSSVGSTEYTEEPATKVKFQRSLSLPGCSTSLSLLGTGYREKVFAIIGVKVYAAGLYVNDSVFSRLDVWRGCSAAEIQPDTSLFNNIFEANLEKSLRIVLVRDIDGKTFWDALDEAISPRIKSPTTDDKSALSTFRGVFQGKPLKKETSIFLTWIDPTKMLVSLSFDGMPSSVDATIKSTNVASALFDVFLGGDPVSPTLKASIAKGLEDALKVKSVMSEPV, from the exons ATGGCTGCATCTGGAGCCATTTCAGTACCACTTTGGATTTCAACATCAACATCCACAAAGATCACTGTTTATAATTCCAACCCCAGAATTTCTTATCCTCCTAAACTTTCAAGAAATGGTCTTTATCCCTTATCCACATTTGACAGAAATGGCAAACATGAACAACATTTCACAATTAAATCTGCTTCTTCCTCTTCGG TTGGAAGTACAGAATACACAGAAGAACCAGCAACTAAGGTGAAATTTCAAAGATCATTGAGCCTACCTGGTTGCTCCACTTCATTGTCATTGCTTGGAACTG GATACAGGGAAAAGGTATTTGCAATTATTGGTGTCAAAGTCTATGCTGCAGGACTCTATGTCAATGACTCAGTCTTTAGTAGATTAGATGTCTGGCGAGGATGTTCTGCTGCAGAAATTCAGCCAGATACTTCCTTGTTCAACAATATCTTTGAAG CCAATCTGGAGAAATCACTACGTATTGTGCTGGTCAGAGATATTGACGGTAAAACTTTCTGGGATGCCTTAGATGAAGCCATTTCTCCGAGAATCAAATCACCCACTACTGATGATAAATCTGCTCTTTCCACGTTCCGTGGTGTCTTTCAAGGAAAACCTCTTAAGAAAGAAACTTCCATATTCTTGACTTGGATTGACCCAACCAAAATGCTC GTTTCACTCTCTTTTGATGGGATGCCTTCGTCAGTTGATGCGACAATTAAGTCTACAAATGTTGCATCAGCTCTCTTCGACGTATTTCTTGGTGGTGATCCAGTTTCTCCTACACTGAAAGCATCAATTGCCAAAGGATTGGAAGATGCACTCAAAGTAAAGTCCGTAATGAGTGAACCAGTCTGA
- the LOC132617823 gene encoding fatty-acid-binding protein 3, chloroplastic isoform X2, producing the protein MVFIPYPHLTEMANMNNISQLNLLLPLRVIIHTSDLVILGKVGSTEYTEEPATKVKFQRSLSLPGCSTSLSLLGTGYREKVFAIIGVKVYAAGLYVNDSVFSRLDVWRGCSAAEIQPDTSLFNNIFEANLEKSLRIVLVRDIDGKTFWDALDEAISPRIKSPTTDDKSALSTFRGVFQGKPLKKETSIFLTWIDPTKMLVSLSFDGMPSSVDATIKSTNVASALFDVFLGGDPVSPTLKASIAKGLEDALKVKSVMSEPV; encoded by the exons ATGGTCTTTATCCCTTATCCACATTTGACAGAAATGGCAAACATGAACAACATTTCACAATTAAATCTGCTTCTTCCTCTTCGGGTAATAATACATACAAGTGATTTGGTTATTCTTGGAAAAG TTGGAAGTACAGAATACACAGAAGAACCAGCAACTAAGGTGAAATTTCAAAGATCATTGAGCCTACCTGGTTGCTCCACTTCATTGTCATTGCTTGGAACTG GATACAGGGAAAAGGTATTTGCAATTATTGGTGTCAAAGTCTATGCTGCAGGACTCTATGTCAATGACTCAGTCTTTAGTAGATTAGATGTCTGGCGAGGATGTTCTGCTGCAGAAATTCAGCCAGATACTTCCTTGTTCAACAATATCTTTGAAG CCAATCTGGAGAAATCACTACGTATTGTGCTGGTCAGAGATATTGACGGTAAAACTTTCTGGGATGCCTTAGATGAAGCCATTTCTCCGAGAATCAAATCACCCACTACTGATGATAAATCTGCTCTTTCCACGTTCCGTGGTGTCTTTCAAGGAAAACCTCTTAAGAAAGAAACTTCCATATTCTTGACTTGGATTGACCCAACCAAAATGCTC GTTTCACTCTCTTTTGATGGGATGCCTTCGTCAGTTGATGCGACAATTAAGTCTACAAATGTTGCATCAGCTCTCTTCGACGTATTTCTTGGTGGTGATCCAGTTTCTCCTACACTGAAAGCATCAATTGCCAAAGGATTGGAAGATGCACTCAAAGTAAAGTCCGTAATGAGTGAACCAGTCTGA